The Sulfurimonas aquatica genomic sequence ATCTTTTATTAAACGCATTTTAGTTCTACTAAGAACAAGGTTGCCACTCTCTATAACACCACTAGTTACCGTTGTTCCAGCAGCTATCATAACATCATCTTTTATAGTTACGGGGGCTACAAGTTGAGTGTCGCTTCCTATAAAAACATTTTTACCTATGATGGTTTTGTACTTCTTAATGCCATCATAGTTACATGTGATAGTGCCTGCTCCAATGTTTGTTCCCTCATCAACCTGAGCGTCTCCAATGTAGCTGAGATGTCCCGCTTTTACACCCTTTAGAGATGATTTTTTAACCTCTACAAAGTTTCCTATGTGCGTATCTTCAATGAATGTAGCGGGACGAAGGTGCGCTAATGGCCCAACGTCGGAGTTTTTGACAATAGAGTCTTCAACAACCGAGCTAGATTTTATATGAGAGTTGTGAATGAGCGTCTCACCGGTTATTCTACAGCCATTCTCAACGATACACTCACCCTCAAACGCAACCGATTCTTCGATGTAGATAGTAGAAGGAAGTTGCATAATGACACCCGCTTCCATCCACTTTGTTTTGATTCTATCTTGCATAATTATTTCAGAGTCACTCAAGTCTTTTTTAGAGTTTACACCCTTAAAATACTCTTCATCAACTAAAAGGGGAGCTATATGGAGATTATCAGCTTTTGCCATTGCCACAACGTCCGTTAGGTAGTACTCAGACTGTGCATTGTCGTTGCTAAGTTGTGGAATGTACTTCTCTATAACCGCTTTACTAAATGCATATATGCCTGCGTTTACAGTTGTTGTTTTTAATTCTGCTTCATTTGCATCTTTTTGCTCTACGATGTACTGAACTTCATCCTCTTGAATTATAACGCGACCATAACCACTAGGGTTTTCTAAGTCAAATATACTCATAATGACATCAGCATTTGTATCTAAAAAACCTTGAAGAGCGTTTGGTGTGATAAGAGGCATATCTCCATTTAAAACAAGAACTTTCTCATTTTTAGGATTTACTCCCATCATCGCTCCACCAGTTCCTGGAAAGTTCTCCGCATCTTGAACTACAAAGTTAATATCATCAAAAAAAGCACTCATCTGCTCTATAACGGCCTCTTTTTGATGTGCAACTACTACTGAAATATCGTTTGATAACTCTTTAGAAGCTTTGATAATATGATAAAGCATTGGTTTACCGCTGATACTATGGAGGACTTTTGCCTTAGGTGATTTCATACGGCTACCTTTTCCAGCAGCTAAAATTACTATACTTATATCTTCTTTTTTCATTAGTTCTCTTTTGTTATTTTAAATTCATCTGCAATTTTACCATCAATAGTTAAAAATTTAGATGTGAGCGTTGTTGGTGTTAGTTCTAAAATGAGTGAACCCATTACTCCAAAACTATATGGAAGTGCGGGGTGGTTATAAGTCGCACCATCAAGTTTTGAAGAGGAACCCGCTACTACATAGATAGTTCCGCTGTTTTTTTTATCTGTAAGCGACTTTGTATAGTCTGTTTTTTTATCTTGAAGGATGTTAGTTTTTGAAAACATCTCACTTTTACCAGTATGGTTGAGTATTAGTTTTGAACGCTCATAGCCATGTGAATGCCCATTTAAAACTAAATCAACTCCAAACTCATCAAAGATGGGAACAAAGTTCTCTCTCATCTCTTGCATATTTCCTAGACTGTCAAATAGACTATCAGACTTATGTCCACCATCCGTATAGGGAGGTGAATGAAAGGCTACTACAACCCAAGGTTTTGTATTTGCGGCCAAATCTTTTCGTAGCCAGTTAGCCATATCTGAATCTTTTGATAAACTAACTGTTTCGCTATCAAGCATAACAAGGTGAAGATTGCCGTTGTCAACTGAGTAAAACTCTTCATTCCCACTTGCCATGCCACCTGATTCTCCTCTTGTTGGAAAATCAAATATATCATAAAAAGCCCAGCGACGTGCGTCATGGTTTCCTATAACTGCCCAAGGAACATATCGTTTAACAAGTTCTATGTAGGGTTTAAAAAGTGTTTTATTAAACTGTTTTTGAGTTCCACTTGAGTAAGCGTTATCTCCTAAAAGAACCCACATATCTAGTTTTCTGAGGTCATAGTTGATGTATTCTAGCATAGAGTGATAGACTCGTTTTTGTCTTTTTCCCTTTTCTCCACTATCTCCGATTACCCACAGTCTCTGTTTCTCTTGAGTCTCGCAAAGAGTTTTAAAGCTTCTACCGAGGTTGTCAATTTTAAGAGATTTTGACGTAACACTATAAAAGTACTTAGTACACTCTTTGAGTCTTGGGATGGTAATAGTATGTTTATCAGAAGGAGTCTGCTCAAACAAGACATTTGTAAGTGAGTCTTTAGATAAGCCATAGGCGACGTTTCCAATTTCAA encodes the following:
- the glmU gene encoding bifunctional UDP-N-acetylglucosamine diphosphorylase/glucosamine-1-phosphate N-acetyltransferase GlmU translates to MKKEDISIVILAAGKGSRMKSPKAKVLHSISGKPMLYHIIKASKELSNDISVVVAHQKEAVIEQMSAFFDDINFVVQDAENFPGTGGAMMGVNPKNEKVLVLNGDMPLITPNALQGFLDTNADVIMSIFDLENPSGYGRVIIQEDEVQYIVEQKDANEAELKTTTVNAGIYAFSKAVIEKYIPQLSNDNAQSEYYLTDVVAMAKADNLHIAPLLVDEEYFKGVNSKKDLSDSEIIMQDRIKTKWMEAGVIMQLPSTIYIEESVAFEGECIVENGCRITGETLIHNSHIKSSSVVEDSIVKNSDVGPLAHLRPATFIEDTHIGNFVEVKKSSLKGVKAGHLSYIGDAQVDEGTNIGAGTITCNYDGIKKYKTIIGKNVFIGSDTQLVAPVTIKDDVMIAAGTTVTSGVIESGNLVLSRTKMRLIKDFYYKFFKKQ
- a CDS encoding purple acid phosphatase family protein; the encoded protein is MNFKKIIKITTITIVALVSLYGVGRLIDVSYGSFLFVDRQPYLNMQTKNSVRIKWQTPEVEIGNVAYGLSKDSLTNVLFEQTPSDKHTITIPRLKECTKYFYSVTSKSLKIDNLGRSFKTLCETQEKQRLWVIGDSGEKGKRQKRVYHSMLEYINYDLRKLDMWVLLGDNAYSSGTQKQFNKTLFKPYIELVKRYVPWAVIGNHDARRWAFYDIFDFPTRGESGGMASGNEEFYSVDNGNLHLVMLDSETVSLSKDSDMANWLRKDLAANTKPWVVVAFHSPPYTDGGHKSDSLFDSLGNMQEMRENFVPIFDEFGVDLVLNGHSHGYERSKLILNHTGKSEMFSKTNILQDKKTDYTKSLTDKKNSGTIYVVAGSSSKLDGATYNHPALPYSFGVMGSLILELTPTTLTSKFLTIDGKIADEFKITKEN